In Helicobacter pylori Shi112, the genomic window GCTAAGTAAAACTATTTGTCCTAATTCGATTCCTCCTTCTGTGATGATGTCTAAATAGTTAATACCAGTTTCTATCTTTTCAATAGGAGGCTTATTTTTAAAATACTCCTCCCATTCCCAAAAATACTTACCACTTCTAACGATTCCTAGGTTGATGTATTTATTCAAAAATTCATAATCAAAAACTTCACTTTTGCGCGTGGCTTCTTTAAGTTTGTTGGCGAGATGTTCTTGCATTTGAAAACACAAATACGTTTTAAAATCGCTTTTCAAATTCAAATAATCCGGGTAGCTATCCGCTTCTAAAATGCGTTTAAACTCTTCGCTTTGAAATTCCTTTTCTGCGATCCTAAGCTTGATCGTTTCAAGCCTTGGTACTTGGTTTCTTTGGTTCATTTCAATTAAAACCTTGATGAGTTTTTGATTAAATGGATTAAAACTTTTAACGCTGATGTCTTTTAAAAAATCCTCTATGTGTTGCGGATAGTCTAAAAAACTTTTCATTATCAAATTTTCCATGCCGTTTCCTTTATCGTTTCTTTTGGTTTTTTTCTTCTAAAATTTCTAAAAAGCTGTCAAATTCCTTTAAAGTCAAATGCACTAAAAGATTTTCATTTTTGAATTGCTTAAGACCTTTCAAAATAGCTAAACGCACGATTTGCGCTAATTTGTAATTGTTTTTTCTTTTCAGCCTTTTTAATTCTTTCAAGTTGCTGTCTCTTAAGCTTATTTTTTTTCGTTTGGTTAATAAGAGTTCTTTTATAAGCGCGGTTCGATCGTTCCCATGCCTTCTCATTGCTTTGTCCTTTCTGCGTTTCTAAGTAAAAAATAATCAAGCGCTCTGTTATCTGGCTTCGAGATCGATTCTCTATGATTTTAAGCAATTCTAAAATCTCTAAAAGCCCGTTTTCTATTAGAATACTATTCGTCCATACCTTTGGCTTGAAATTCTTGTTAGCGTGCTTGTAATTCCACGATCGCATGATTTCACCTACCAAAAATAAAGCCGTTATAGCAATCGTTGTATTCAAACTGATCCATGACTTCTTCGCCTTTGGCTTTGCTTTGGCAACTTGGCTTTTCAAAATGCATGACCTCATAGATTTCATTATAGTTTCGGCGTATGGATTGGTTGATACAAGCCACTAAATCGTATCCTTGCGCTTTCAAGGCTTCGCATTGGTGCAAAAGCGCTTTTTTAGTGCTATAGCTTAATTTGTGCTTCTCGCTGCGATAATTCAAAAATTCTTCAAAAGCTAACCTTTCGTATTGGTTCAAGTGTTTCGTGTCTAAATTTCCTAAAATAGAGCTAAAAAAAGCGCTAAAACGATCAAATAAACTAAAATTAGAAATATTTGAGCTTTTAAGAGAAGAATCTTTGACGGAATCTTTTAGATCTCGATCGTTTGAGAAGACTTGTTGTTTTTCATCAAATTTTTTCGTTGAAAAATTTTCACTTGAGCGTATATTTTCATGTTTATTTTTATTTTTTCTTTTTAATGTAAACGATGGAAAATAAGTACTCATGGATTGAGCTTCGGTATCATCGGCGTTAGAGGCTTGTTTTTGCGGGTTTATCCAGACGGAAATATTTTCCTTGTGGATAGCGTCTTTTTTGGCTGATTTTTGAGCTTGTTTTTTAGAAAAATTTCCCATGATAAATCTAAAAAATTTAGAAAATGTGCCGTCTTTTTTTCGCTCTCTTTCAAATTCAATATAACCTAAATCTTTTAATTCGTTTAGGTACTTGTAAATCGTTTTTGTGTTCCTATTGAATCGTTTGGCTATGTCTTCAATGCAGAGCTTAAAAGTGGTTGCGTGCTTTTTGATATAAGCATAGATCGCTATCGCTATGTCAGAGACTCGTTCGTCCTCGCAAATTTCATTAGAGATTTGCGTATAACCAAATTTCATTGGTTGTTTTAGGATGTAGTTCATTGTTGATCCTTTTTTTTGGTTTTAACGCTTTTTAAAGCTTTTAAATAGGTGCATAGATCTTTCCCAAAATCGCTTAAACAACAAACCTTGTAATAGTTGTTTTTCTTTTCTTTTTCTTTCTTTTTATTGATAATCCACTGAATGCATAAGCCTTTAGCTTCAAGCTTTTTAAAAATATTAAGCGTGTAGTAGTAATCAATTCTGAGATCTTTTGAAATCTTGTCGGCTGTTTTAGGCAAATACGCTTTCTTGTTGAGCGCTATTAAAACTTCTAAATCGATCGGTTTTAGTTTTTCTTGTGTCATGTTCAAACCGCTTTTTTTTGGAGTAAGATTGAATAGCTCGTTACGCGCTTATTTCTCACATTGCAAACGCTGGATCTAATCGTATGCGTTTTTTGGAGTTTTTCTAATTTTTGGATGAAATCAAAAAAACTTAAATCCGTATTGCTTTCTTTGATCGTTTGGTAAGCTAGGTATTGAAAAATTTCCATGTTGGTTTCCTTTTTACTCATAATAATTCCTTTGTGAATTTCGCTCGTTCTTTGTCTTGTTTAGGTATGTAGTGGCTGTAAGTGCTGTAAGTCGTGTTCAAATCTTTATGACCTAGAGTTCTGCTGATCCACATTGGTTCTTCGCCTTGGCTTAGCATCAAGCTTGCAAAAGTGTGGCGTGTGGTGTAAAGCTTTCTGTCTTTCAAGTTCAAGGCTTTTAAAAGTTTTTTGAAATGCCTTTGAAAGATACTTGATCGCTTTGGCATGTCTATGAAAACGAATTTTTTAGTATCCGGTTCGCTTTCTTTAAGCTCTTTTAGGATTTTCTCCACTGGCTCTAATAGATCAACTTCTCTAATGCTTGGCTTGTTTTTAGGACTTGTGATTTCTCCTAGTTCGTTTAAGGACTTGTTAATAGTGATCGTTTTTTCTTTAAAGTCAATGTCTTTCCATTGTAATGCTAACTGCTCGCCGGTTCGTGCGCCTGTAAAAAACGCTACTACTAAAAACGCTTTTAAGCGTAATGTTGGAGCGTTCTCTATGAGCGTTTTAACCTCTTCTAAACTAAAAGGCTCGATCGCTTTGGCTGCTAGCGCGTTTTTAAGTGTGATCGTATAATAAGGATTTTGAGGTAAAAACCGCTCTCTCTCACAAAACGCTAAAAAGCTTTTTAGATTAGCGTTAAAGTTGTGGATCGTGTTCTTTCTGTAGAGTGTTAGCGTGGCTTGGTGGTATTGTGCGATCTTTTCTTTAGTGATCTTTTTGAGCTTGTCGCTTTCTTTTAAGCCCATCACGCTAAAAATGCTATTGAAAACATTTTCTAAAGAATTAAGGCTCGTTTGTTTTAGTCCTATTTTTAACGATAGAAAACGATTTAACGCTTGAAGTATGGGTGATCTTTGACTGAATCCTATGCGTTTGTTTTTCGGCGTTTTTAACGCGCTTATTGGCGTTTTTTATCGCTTCTAAACGATTAACAAAAGCTAAGATCTCTTTAAGCTTTTTGTCTTTGAAATATTCTAAGGCTGTGTCGGTATCCATTTTTAAGCAATCCGTGGCTTTTCTTAAGCTCACTCTAAAACGCTTATTCTTGTTATCGTGATAGTTGAGATATAGAGTCGCTTCGCCCTTGTAATCTCGTGTGTATAGTGTGAAGGTGTTCATAATAGACTCCTTAAAGCGTAAGCTGTAGCTAGAATCAAGCTAAACGCTATTATTAACGACCATTCAAAACGATCCGCCATTTTTTTTTCTAAAGGCCTGTTAAGTTTTTTATTAGGCTTTAGCATTGTTGTCTCCTTTTTGGTTGGCTTCTTTGGTTTTAGTCCTTGCGTTAGCGCTTTCTTGTATTGGCTCTCTAATCGTGGTTTTTTGTCTCTCGCTAAAGGTTTTTTTTGTAGGCTTTAGAACGCAATTTCCTTGTGCGCGCCTTTTAGGCTCTTGAGCCGCGCGTTTAGGTGTAAGTTCGCTCACATTGGCGTTTTGGTTAGTTTTAAGCGCTTGATGCGCTTGAATGCTTTGAGTGATTTCCTTAAGCTGGTTAAAGCTTGTTTCTGTCTCTCTTTTTTGTCTCATATTTTGATGCTCCTTTCGTGTTTTAACGCCCTTCTATAGGCGTTTATAAGTTTAAAATGCGTTAAGCTTTTAAAAATATTTGTTTTTTTGTGAGACAAAAAGTTTAACCCCCGACATGGGTTTTTGAGTGTCAAAAATTACTTATTTTTTTCAAATAAGCTCCCTATCTTGTGGCTCTTAAAAAAGATTTTTGTTTTTGTATTTTTTAGGTTTTTAGTGTGTGGTTTTGTTGAAGTTGTGAAATAAGCTATAATAAGCCCATTTTGAATACGAATGATTATTTTAATAAGGACAATCAATGAAAGATAGTTTTCTTTTCACTTCTGAATCAGTAACCGAGGGGCATCCTGATAAAATGGCTGATCAAATCAGCGATGCGGTTTTAGATTACATTATTGAGCGCGATCAAAAAGCCAAAGTCGCATGCGAGACTTTAGTTTCTAACGGGTTTTGCATGATCACTGGCGAGTTAAAAACTTCTGTTTATGCCCCTATGCAAGAGATTGCAAGAGAAGTGGTTAAAAAGATTGGTTATACAGACGCTCTTTATGGCTTTGATTATAGAAGCGCGGCGGTTTTAAATGGCATTGGCGAGCAAAGCCCTGATATTAATCAAGGCGTGGATAGAGAAGATGGCGAGATTGGGGCGGGGGATCAAGGGCTTATGTTTGGTTATGCGTGCAAGGAGACTGAAACGCTCATGCCCTTACCCATTCATTTAGCGCACCAGCTCACTTTCGCTCTGGCTCAAAAAAGAAAAGACAACACTCTGCCTTTTTTAAGGCCTGATGGCAAGTCTCAAGTGAGCGTGCGTTATGAAAACAACAAGCCTGTAAGCATTGATACGATTGTCGTTTCCACCCAACATTCCCCAGAAGTTTCGCAAAAACATTTAAAAGAAGCCGTGATTGAAGAGATCGTGTATAAGGTTTTACCCAAAGAATATTTGCATGACAATATCAAGTTTTTTGTCAATCCTACAGGAAAATTCGTTATTGGTGGGCCGCAAGGCGATGCGGGCTTGACGGGCAGAAAAATCATCGTGGATACTTATGGGGGGAGTTGCCCGCATGGGGGGGGAGCGTTTAGCGGGAAAGACCCTAGTAAAGTGGATAGGAGCGCGGCTTATGCGGCCCGCTATGTGGCTAAAAATTTGGTAGCGAGTGGGGTTTGCGATAAAGCGACCGTGCAGCTTGCTTATGCGATTGGGGTGATAGAGCCGGTGTCTGTTTATGTGAATACGCATAACACGAGCAAGCATTCAAGTGCGGAGTTGGAAAAATGCGTGAGATCGGTTTTCAAACTCACACCAAAAGGCATTATTGAAAGCTTGGATCTGTTAAGGCCCATTTATTCGCTCACTTCAGCTTATGGGCATTTTGGGCGAGAATTAGAGGAATTCACTTGGGAAAAAACCAACAAAACCGAAGAGATTCAAGCGTTCTTTAAGCGTTAAAAAAATGTTTTAAGGGTAATATTTTAAAAAATTTTTGTATAATCAACAATTCACAAGGAGTTTAAATTGAAACAAAGAACGCTGTCTATTATTAAGCCGGATGCACTTAAGAAAAAAGTGGTAGGCAAAATCATTGATCGCTTTGAGAGTAACGGCTTGGAAGTCATTGCGATGAAACGCTTGCATTTGAGCGTTAAAGACGCTGAAAATTTTTATGCGATCCACAAAGAGAGACCCTTTTTTAAAGATTTAATAGAATTTATGGTCAGTGGTCCGGTGGTGGTTATGGTTTTAGAGGGCAAAGATGCGGTGGCTAAAAACAGAGATCTTATGGGAGCGACTGATCCCAAACTCGCCCAAAAAGGCACTATCAGAGCGGATTTTGCTGAAAGCATTGACGCTAATGCGGTGCATGGGAGCGATAGCTTGGAAAACGCGCACAATGAAATCGCTTTCTTTTTTGCCGCTAGAGATCTTTAAGATTTAAGGGCGTTTTAAGTAAGCATGCAATTTGAAATGCGTAAAATCGCTTTTAATGTGCCTAAAGCGTTTTCTTTAGAGCATGAGGGAGTGGTTTTAGAGGGCGAAGTTGTGCGAGTGGGGGCGAAATTGTTCCGCTTGGAAGCACGCCTTAAGGGTGAATTGATGCTTGTTTGCGATACAAGCGGTAAAGAGTTTAAAAAGAGCCTTGATGAGTCGTTGGTTTTGCATATTTCAGACGGGTTGTGGGATACGCAAAGCCAAAGTTTGGATTTTGATAATTTAGATGTTATTGAATCTTTCAATGGTTTTATTGATTTGAGCGAAATTTTACGCTCTGAAGTGGAGTCTATTAGATTAGACTACCATTATGCAGATTGAAATTAAGGAGAATTTATGGCAGTACCTGATAGAAGAGTGAGTAAGACAAGAGCGGCAAAAAGGCGCACGCATTATAGCGTTAAGTTGGCTAAGCCCATAAAAGCTAAAGATGGCACTTGGAAGCTTCCCCACCACATTAACAAATTTACTAAAGAATACTAATATAAAAGCTATCTTTAATGATAGAAAGTATTTTAAAGGATTGCAACAAGCCTTTTAAGGACGCATGATGAAAATTGTAATAGACTTAATGGGGGCTGACCATGGGGTTTTACCCATTATTGAGGGAGTCTCAAGGGCTTTAGAAAATAAGAGTTTTAGTGCGGTTTTAGTGGGGGATAAAGACAAAGCGACCCCTTTTATTTCTAAAGAGTTAGCCAGCAAAGTGGAAATGATCCACACGCAAGATTACATTAAAATGGAAGAAGCCGCCACTGAGGCGATCAAGCGTAAGGAATCTTCCATTTACTTGGGTATGGATATTTTGAAAAATGGGGCTGACGCTTTGATTTCAGCGGGGCATAGTGGGGCAACTATGGGTTTAGCCACCTTGCGTTTAGGGCGTATCAAGGGGGTTGAAAGGCCTGCTATTTGCACTTTAATGCCAAGCGTTGGCAAACGCCCTAGCGTGTTATTAGACGCAGGAGCGAACACGGATTGCAAGCCTGAATATTTGATTGATTTTGCTCTTATGGGGTATGAATACGCTAAAAGCGTGCTGCATTATGATAGCCCTAAGGTGGGTCTTTTGAGTAATGGCGAAGAAGATATTAAAGGGAACATGCTCGTTAAAGAAACGCATAAAATGCTGAAAGCTTACGACTTCTTTTATGGCAATGTGGAGGGGAGCGATATTTTCAAAGGGGTTGTGGATGTGGTGGTTTGCGATGGCTTTATGGGGAATGTGGTCTTAAAGACGACAGAAGGGGTCGCTAGTGCGATAGGCTCTATTTTTAAAGATGAAATTAAAAGCTCTTTTAAATCTAAAATGGGGGCTTTGATGCTTAAGAATGCGTTTGATATTTTAAAACAAAAAACCGATTACGCTGAATATGGGGGCGCGCCGCTTTTGGGCGTGAATAAAAGCGTGATCATTAGCCATGGCAAGAGCAACGCTAGAGCGATTGAATGCGCGATTTATCAGGCTATTAGCACTGTTGAAAGTCAGGTTTGTTTGAGAATCACTAAGGCGTTTGAGAGCTTGAAGCCTAGCGTTTCTGTGCCTCAAAGTGATCAGCAAGACGCTTAAAAATAACTATGTAAAGGGATTGAATGGAATTTTACGCCTCTCTTAAATCCATTGCGATGCATGTTCCAAGCGAGCGTGTGAAAAATGCAGAGTTTCAGCAATTTTTGGATACCAGCGATGAATGGATAGAAAAAAGGACCGGTATCAAAGAACGCCGTTTCGCTAACGATGAAGAAAAAAGCAGCGATTTAGGGGTAATAGCGGCTAAACAAGCCATAGAGAGAGCGCATTTAACCCCAAAAGACATTGATTTGGTGGTTGTAGCGACTTTAAGTCCTGATTTTTTAGCCATGCCTTCAACCGCTTGCGTGTTGAGCGCGAAATTAGGCATTGAAAACAAGCCGGCGTTTGATATTTCAGCCGCTTGCACGGGTTTTATCTATTTATTATCGGTGGCTAAGGCTTATGTTGAGAGCGGGATGTATGAAAATGTGCTGATTG contains:
- a CDS encoding helix-turn-helix domain-containing protein, encoding MNYILKQPMKFGYTQISNEICEDERVSDIAIAIYAYIKKHATTFKLCIEDIAKRFNRNTKTIYKYLNELKDLGYIEFERERKKDGTFSKFFRFIMGNFSKKQAQKSAKKDAIHKENISVWINPQKQASNADDTEAQSMSTYFPSFTLKRKNKNKHENIRSSENFSTKKFDEKQQVFSNDRDLKDSVKDSSLKSSNISNFSLFDRFSAFFSSILGNLDTKHLNQYERLAFEEFLNYRSEKHKLSYSTKKALLHQCEALKAQGYDLVACINQSIRRNYNEIYEVMHFEKPSCQSKAKGEEVMDQFEYNDCYNGFIFGR
- the metK gene encoding methionine adenosyltransferase is translated as MKDSFLFTSESVTEGHPDKMADQISDAVLDYIIERDQKAKVACETLVSNGFCMITGELKTSVYAPMQEIAREVVKKIGYTDALYGFDYRSAAVLNGIGEQSPDINQGVDREDGEIGAGDQGLMFGYACKETETLMPLPIHLAHQLTFALAQKRKDNTLPFLRPDGKSQVSVRYENNKPVSIDTIVVSTQHSPEVSQKHLKEAVIEEIVYKVLPKEYLHDNIKFFVNPTGKFVIGGPQGDAGLTGRKIIVDTYGGSCPHGGGAFSGKDPSKVDRSAAYAARYVAKNLVASGVCDKATVQLAYAIGVIEPVSVYVNTHNTSKHSSAELEKCVRSVFKLTPKGIIESLDLLRPIYSLTSAYGHFGRELEEFTWEKTNKTEEIQAFFKR
- the ndk gene encoding nucleoside-diphosphate kinase, whose amino-acid sequence is MKQRTLSIIKPDALKKKVVGKIIDRFESNGLEVIAMKRLHLSVKDAENFYAIHKERPFFKDLIEFMVSGPVVVMVLEGKDAVAKNRDLMGATDPKLAQKGTIRADFAESIDANAVHGSDSLENAHNEIAFFFAARDL
- the rpmF gene encoding 50S ribosomal protein L32, which encodes MAVPDRRVSKTRAAKRRTHYSVKLAKPIKAKDGTWKLPHHINKFTKEY
- the plsX gene encoding phosphate acyltransferase PlsX produces the protein MKIVIDLMGADHGVLPIIEGVSRALENKSFSAVLVGDKDKATPFISKELASKVEMIHTQDYIKMEEAATEAIKRKESSIYLGMDILKNGADALISAGHSGATMGLATLRLGRIKGVERPAICTLMPSVGKRPSVLLDAGANTDCKPEYLIDFALMGYEYAKSVLHYDSPKVGLLSNGEEDIKGNMLVKETHKMLKAYDFFYGNVEGSDIFKGVVDVVVCDGFMGNVVLKTTEGVASAIGSIFKDEIKSSFKSKMGALMLKNAFDILKQKTDYAEYGGAPLLGVNKSVIISHGKSNARAIECAIYQAISTVESQVCLRITKAFESLKPSVSVPQSDQQDA